Proteins encoded in a region of the Vicia villosa cultivar HV-30 ecotype Madison, WI linkage group LG5, Vvil1.0, whole genome shotgun sequence genome:
- the LOC131605861 gene encoding pentatricopeptide repeat-containing protein At4g21065-like: MGMFHEDATALRNFNLIKRSTNLHHLLQLHSLFLKCSLHHHPNIISHFLLSASSISLSYAISFFHSSPILPPLFAWNTLIRAFSNTQTPQQSLHLFRQLQASPLSPNNFTYPFVLKACASFSSVSLGGVIHSLTFKTGFCSDRYIGNALLRFYSDCGEIGSARKVFDQMSDRDVVSWSSMIAGYVCSDTPLESLNVFQEMREANEEPNYVTLVSLLSACTKMINICAGESIHSYIIRNHVELGVELGTALFEMYSKCGQIEKARLIFDLMPQKNLQSCTIMISALANHGREKDAISLFNQMEGMGLQPDGLSFSVVLSACSHMGLVYEGRMYFDRMVRLYEIKPTVVHYGCMVDLLGRAGLIQEAYDFIKSMPVEPNGVILRSFLGACRNHGWVPNLDDDLMSKLESELGANYVLTANLFSERSSWKDANELRLAMKRKGLKKVPGCSWLAVQN; this comes from the coding sequence ATGGGAATGTTTCATGAGGATGCTACTGCGCTAAGAAACTTCAACCTGATCAAGAGATCAACAAACCTGCATCATCTCCTCCAACTCCACTCTCTCTTCCTCAAATGCTCCCTCCACCACCATCCCAACATCATCTCCCATTTCCTCTTATCAGCCTCCTCCATTTCCCTCTCTTACGCCATTTCCTTCTTCCACTCCTCACCCATCCTCCCTCCACTCTTCGCTTGGAACACCCTCATCAGAGCTTTCTCCAACACCCAAACCCCACAACAATCCCTCCACCTATTCCGCCAACTTCAAGCCTCCCCTCTTTCCCCTAACAATTTCACCTACCCTTTTGTTCTAAAGGCATGTGCTAGTTTTTCATCTGTTTCACTTGGTGGGGTGATtcattctttgacctttaaaacaGGGTTTTGCTCTGATAGATATATTGGTAATGCCCTTTTGAGATTTTACTCTGATTGTGGTGAGATTGGGTCTGCGCGGAAGGTGTTTGATCAAATGTCTGATAGAGATGTTGTTTCCTGGAGCTCCATGATTGCTGGATATGTTTGTTCTGACACCCCTTTAGAATCATTGAATGTGTTTCAAGAGATGAGAGAGGCAAATGAAGAGCCTAACTATGTGACTTTGGTTAGTTTGCTTTCTGCTTGTACGAAAATGATCAATATCTGTGCTGGTGAGTCTATTCATTCGTATATTATAAGGAATCACGTTGAATTGGGAGTTGAGTTGGGGACTGCGTTGTTTGAGATGTATTCGAAATGTGGGCAGATTGAGAAAGCGcgtttgatttttgatttaatgCCTCAAAAGAATTTGCAGTCATGTACTATTATGATTTCTGCTCTTGCGAATCATGGCCGAGAAAAGGATGCTATTTCGCTATTTAACCAGATGGAGGGTATGGGATTGCAACCTGATGGTTTGTCTTTTTCTGTCGTATTGTCTGCCTGCAGCCACATGGGACTTGTTTACGAGGGGAGAATGTATTTTGATAGGATGGTTAGATTGTATGAGATAAAGCCAACTGTTGTGCATTATGGATGCATGGTTGACTTGTTAGGAAGAGCAGGCTTGATTCAAGAAGCttatgattttatcaaaagcatGCCTGTGGAGCCTAATGGTGTGATATTGAGGAGCTTTCTTGGTGCTTGTCGAAATCATGGGTGGGTTCCTAATTTGGATGATGATCTAATGTCTAAACTGGAGTCTGAATTGGGGGCAAACTATGTACTAACTGCAAATCTTTTTTCGGAACGTTCTTCCTGGAAGGATGCCAATGAGTTGAGGTTAGCCATGAAGCGGAAAGGGTTGAAGAAAGTTCCTGGTTGTAGTTGGTTGGCGGTGCAAAATTGA
- the LOC131603536 gene encoding deoxyhypusine synthase isoform X3, with protein MLKEQNDENVLWTPSKLIARLGKEINNESSYLYWAYKNNIPVYCPGLTDGSLGDMLYFHSFHNPGLIVDIVQDIRAMNGEAVHANPRKTGMIILGGGLPKHHICNANMMRNGADYAVFINTAQEYDGSDSGARPDEAVSWGKIRGSAKTVKVHCDATIAFPLLVAETFASRSQSQH; from the exons ATGTTGAAGGAACAAAATGATGAG AATGTGCTGTGGACACCGTCCAAGTTAATAGCTCGATTgggaaaagaaattaataatgaaAGCTCCTACCTTTACTGGGCATACAAG AACAATATTCCAGTTTATTGTCCAGGATTAACCGATGGCTCATTAGGCGACATGCTGTACTTCCATTCCTTCCACAATCCTGGTCTGATCGTGGACATAGTACAAGATATAAGGGCCATGAATGGTGAAGCCGTTCATGCAAATCCTAGGAAGACTGGCATGATTATTTTAGGAGGCGGCCTTCCAAAACATCACATTTGCAATGCCAATATGATGCGCAATGGTGCTGACTATGCGGTTTTTATCAACACTGCACAAGAGTATGATGGAAGTGATTCTGGAGCTCGTCCAGATGAGGCTGTTTCGTGGGGCAAAATACGAGGATCTGCTAAAACCGTTAAGGTACATTGTGATGCAACGATAGCATTCCCTCTGCTGGTTGCTGAAACATTTGCTTCGAGATCGCAATCTCAACATTAA
- the LOC131605860 gene encoding uncharacterized protein LOC131605860 codes for MAYSVTKGSSSSGFSFTEHWLLMIAITLICGILGYLIYDAIMATASELLHRLLVISPLLLIIIVHWLSTGSQLNFPMPGFEPSAIHRAGGSPWGVAFVLLLLFFLISYQPSLHDLIS; via the coding sequence ATGGCTTATTCAGTAACAAAAGGCTCATCCTCTTCTGGTTTCAGCTTCACGGAACACTGGCTTTTGATGATAGCCATTACCCTCATTTGTGGAATTCTTGGTTACTTAATCTATGATGCAATAATGGCTACTGCATCAGAGTTGCTGCATCGTTTGTTGGTAATTTCTCCACTGCTTTTAATCATCATTGTTCATTGGCTCTCCACCGGTAGCCAGTTGAACTTTCCTATGCCAGGATTTGAACCAAGTGCTATCCATAGAGCTGGTGGTTCTCCTTGGGGTGTTGCCTTTGTCCTTCTGTTGCTTTTCTTTCTTATTTCCTACCAACCTTCCTTGCATGACCTTATTTCTTAG
- the LOC131603536 gene encoding deoxyhypusine synthase isoform X1 encodes MSESKQEEDTVIASVHSTVFKESENLHGKCIQIEGYDFNRGVDYPNLLKSMLTTGFQASNLGDAIQVVNQMLDWRLVDETIGEDCSEEEKDLEYRKSVDCKVFLGFTSNLISSGVRDVVRYLCQHHMVHVIVTTTGGIEEDLIKCLAPTYKGDFSLRGADLRSKGLNRIGNLLVPNDNYCKFEDWIIPIFDQMLKEQNDENVLWTPSKLIARLGKEINNESSYLYWAYKNNIPVYCPGLTDGSLGDMLYFHSFHNPGLIVDIVQDIRAMNGEAVHANPRKTGMIILGGGLPKHHICNANMMRNGADYAVFINTAQEYDGSDSGARPDEAVSWGKIRGSAKTVKVHCDATIAFPLLVAETFASRSQSQH; translated from the exons ATGAGTGAGTCAAAGCAAGAAGAAGACACTGTTATAGCTTCAGTTCATTCAACCGTCTTCAAAGAATCCGAAAACCTCCATGGAAAGTGTATCCAAATCGAGGGTTACGATTTCAACCGCGGCGTTGATTATCCAAACCTTCTCAAATCCATGCTCACTACTGGATTTCAAGCTTCCAATCTCGGTGATGCAATTCAAGTCGTTAATCAAATG CTAGATTGGAGGCTGGTTGATGAAACTATTGGTGAGGATTGTAGTGAGGAAGAGAAGGATTTGGAGTACCGAAAATCTGTTGATTGTAAAGTGTTTTTGGGGTTCACTTCTAATCTTATTTCTTCTGGTGTTAGAGATGTTGTCAGATACCTTTGTCAGCATCACATG GTTCATGTAATTGTTACAACTACAGGTGGTATTGAAGAAGATCTTATAAAGTGCCTTGCACCAACATATAAAGGAGATTTCTCTTTGCGTGGAGCTGATCTTCGTTCAAAAGGATTGAATCGAATCGGTAATTTATTGGTTCCTAATGACAATTATTGCAAATTCGAGGACTGGATTATTCCTATTTTTGATCAAATGTTGAAGGAACAAAATGATGAG AATGTGCTGTGGACACCGTCCAAGTTAATAGCTCGATTgggaaaagaaattaataatgaaAGCTCCTACCTTTACTGGGCATACAAG AACAATATTCCAGTTTATTGTCCAGGATTAACCGATGGCTCATTAGGCGACATGCTGTACTTCCATTCCTTCCACAATCCTGGTCTGATCGTGGACATAGTACAAGATATAAGGGCCATGAATGGTGAAGCCGTTCATGCAAATCCTAGGAAGACTGGCATGATTATTTTAGGAGGCGGCCTTCCAAAACATCACATTTGCAATGCCAATATGATGCGCAATGGTGCTGACTATGCGGTTTTTATCAACACTGCACAAGAGTATGATGGAAGTGATTCTGGAGCTCGTCCAGATGAGGCTGTTTCGTGGGGCAAAATACGAGGATCTGCTAAAACCGTTAAGGTACATTGTGATGCAACGATAGCATTCCCTCTGCTGGTTGCTGAAACATTTGCTTCGAGATCGCAATCTCAACATTAA
- the LOC131603536 gene encoding deoxyhypusine synthase isoform X2, with product MVHVIVTTTGGIEEDLIKCLAPTYKGDFSLRGADLRSKGLNRIGNLLVPNDNYCKFEDWIIPIFDQMLKEQNDENVLWTPSKLIARLGKEINNESSYLYWAYKNNIPVYCPGLTDGSLGDMLYFHSFHNPGLIVDIVQDIRAMNGEAVHANPRKTGMIILGGGLPKHHICNANMMRNGADYAVFINTAQEYDGSDSGARPDEAVSWGKIRGSAKTVKVHCDATIAFPLLVAETFASRSQSQH from the exons ATG GTTCATGTAATTGTTACAACTACAGGTGGTATTGAAGAAGATCTTATAAAGTGCCTTGCACCAACATATAAAGGAGATTTCTCTTTGCGTGGAGCTGATCTTCGTTCAAAAGGATTGAATCGAATCGGTAATTTATTGGTTCCTAATGACAATTATTGCAAATTCGAGGACTGGATTATTCCTATTTTTGATCAAATGTTGAAGGAACAAAATGATGAG AATGTGCTGTGGACACCGTCCAAGTTAATAGCTCGATTgggaaaagaaattaataatgaaAGCTCCTACCTTTACTGGGCATACAAG AACAATATTCCAGTTTATTGTCCAGGATTAACCGATGGCTCATTAGGCGACATGCTGTACTTCCATTCCTTCCACAATCCTGGTCTGATCGTGGACATAGTACAAGATATAAGGGCCATGAATGGTGAAGCCGTTCATGCAAATCCTAGGAAGACTGGCATGATTATTTTAGGAGGCGGCCTTCCAAAACATCACATTTGCAATGCCAATATGATGCGCAATGGTGCTGACTATGCGGTTTTTATCAACACTGCACAAGAGTATGATGGAAGTGATTCTGGAGCTCGTCCAGATGAGGCTGTTTCGTGGGGCAAAATACGAGGATCTGCTAAAACCGTTAAGGTACATTGTGATGCAACGATAGCATTCCCTCTGCTGGTTGCTGAAACATTTGCTTCGAGATCGCAATCTCAACATTAA
- the LOC131603534 gene encoding KH domain-containing protein At4g18375, with amino-acid sequence MVETGKRYHSQRDHDGDRKNQKRRGNENNDKGKGELVVYRILCPDEVIGSVIGKNGNVINSIRQETRAKVKVVDPFPGAKDRVITIFCYLKEKEEIEVDDEFDDRKPLCAAQDALLKVHVAILNSIKALKDSEKNNRKRNDKDECQILVPSSQSANIIGKSGATIKKLRSKTRANVQVTAKDATEPTHSCAMEFDNFVSITGESEAVKRALFAISSIMYKFGPKENISLDTNVPKASPSIIIPSEVPIFPHGGLYPASDPIISSAHVPQFLGATNVHDLQGYADAGNTWPLYSSALPVTSGVDASLSEDLTIRMLCPTDRIGRVIGKGGSTIKSMRQESGARIDVDDTKANHEECLIIITATESPSDLKSMAVEAALLIQGKISDEDETSVSIRLLVPCKVIGCIIGKSGSIINEIRKRTGADIRISRSDKPKRADVNDELVEVGGAVDCVRDALIQIILRLRDDVLREKDIGHNSSTGGESFYSSGAGLSFPSMLPSIPSVAAPLVYDQRAEGATGLGMFSSSSMYGYGSLPMAENGYGSISSYASNPYGGLPPPSTRDMLIPASAVGKVLGKGGANLANIRKISGATVEISDTKYGRGDRIALISGTLEEKRAAENLIQAFIMST; translated from the exons ATGGTTGAAACTGGAAAACGGTATCATTCACAGAGAGACCATGATGGTGACCGAAAAAATCAAAAGAGACGCGGGAATGAAAACAATGACAAGGGCAAAGGCGAATTAGTTGTTTATAGGATACTATGTCCCGATGAAGTTATCGGGAGCGTTATTGGAAAGAATGGGAATGTGATAAATTCAATAAGGCAGGAGACTCGGGCGAAAGTAAAGGTTGTGGATCCGTTTCCTGGTGCTAAGGATCGGGTTATAACAATCTTCTGCTATCTTAAGGAGAAGGAGGAGattgaggttgatgatgaatttgatgataggAAGCCTTTATGTGCTGCCCAAGATGCTCTTCTTAAGGTTCATGTAGCCATATTGAATTCCATTAAAGCTCTTAAAGATTCTGAGAAAAATAATAGGAAACGGAACGATAAAGATGAATGTCAGATTCTTGTTCCCTCAAGCCAGTCTGCGAATATTATTGGGAAGAGCGGGGCTACTATTAAAAAGCTGAGAAGTAAGACAAGAGCAAATGTCCAGGTTACTGCCAAAGATGCAACTGAACCAACACACTCGTGTGCTATGGAGTTTGATAATTTTGTATCG ATCACTGGTGAATCAGAAGCAGTTAAAAGAGCACTATTTGCAATTTCTTCTATTATGTACAAGTTTGGTCCCAAGGAGAATATCTCTCTCGACACAAATGTACCCAAAGCCTCGCCCAGTATTATCATTCCCTCCGAAGTTCCAATTTTTCCGCATGGTGGACTGTACCCAGCTTCAGATCCTATAATCTCGTCTGCACATGTTCCCCAATTTTTAGGCGCAACAAATGTACATGATCTGCAAGGATATGCTGATGCAGGAAATACATGGCCTCTGTACTCATCTGCCCTTCCAGTAACGTCTGGTGTTGACGCTTCTCTGTCTGAGGATTTAACTATCAGAATGTTATGCCCCACTGACAGGATTGGCCGTGTCATTGGAAAGGGAGGGAGCACCATTAAAAGTATGAGGCAGGAAAGTGGTGCTCGGATTGATGTTGATGATACCAAGGCTAACCACGAAGAGTGTTTGATCATTATAACTGCAACAGAG TCGCCTAGTGATCTGAAATCCATGGCAGTTGAAGCTGCTCTGCTGATACAAGGGAAGATAAGCGACGAAGATGAAACGTCAGTGTCAATTCGGCTTCTAGTTCCATGCAAAGTGATAGGTTGTATTATCGGTAAAAGTGGTTCTATCATAAATGAAATTCGGAAGAGAACTGGGGCAGATATTCGAATATCTAGAAGTGATAAGCCAAAACGTGCAGATGTCAATGATGAACTTGTTGAG GTGGGCGGTGCTGTTGATTGTGTAAGAGATGCACTAATCCAGATTATCTTAAGACTCAGAGATGATGTATTGAGAGAAAAGGACATTGGGCATAATTCTTCTACAGGCGGCGAATCCTTCTACTCAAGTGGTGCTGGTCTTTCATTCCCATCTATGCTGCCTTCTATTCCTTCTGTTGCTGCTCCACTGGTTTATGATCAGAGGGCTGAAGGTGCAACTGGCCTAGGCATGTTTTCTTCAAGCAGCATGTATGGATACGGATCTTTGCCG ATGGCGGAAAATGGCTATGGATCTATATCTTCATATGCTTCTAATCCTTACGGAGG ATTGCCTCCCCCATCAACTCGGGATATGCTGATTCCTGCCAGTGCTGTTGGTAAAGTGTTGGGTAAAGGAGGGGCTAATTTAGCCAATATCAGGAAG ATTTCAGGAGCAACGGTAGAGATTTCTGACACCAAATATGGCCGTGGTGATCGTATTGCCCTAATATCTGGCACACTTGAAGAGAAACGTGCAGCTGAAAACTTAATTCAGGCATTTATTATGTCCACCTGA